A region of Pasteurellaceae bacterium Orientalotternb1 DNA encodes the following proteins:
- a CDS encoding 4-hydroxy-tetrahydrodipicolinate reductase: MTVKIGIVGAGGRMGRQLIQAVQNAQGVELGAAFERQGSSLVGADAGEVAGMGAIGVKITDDLGYQATNFDLLIDFTRPEGTLAHLEFCVANGKKMVIGTTGFDDAGKAAIRAASEKIGIVFASNYSVGVNLVFKLLEKAAKVMGDYCDIEVIEAHHRHKVDAPSGTALSMGEHIAKTLGRDLKTHGVFAREGITGERKRDEIGFATIRAGDVVGEHSVWFADEGERVEIAHKASSRMTFANGAVRAAKWLESKQNGLFDMTDVLDLNNL, from the coding sequence ATGACAGTAAAAATCGGCATTGTTGGGGCTGGCGGGCGAATGGGTCGCCAGTTAATTCAAGCGGTGCAAAATGCACAAGGCGTGGAATTAGGGGCGGCTTTTGAACGCCAAGGCTCTTCATTGGTGGGAGCGGACGCTGGCGAAGTGGCGGGAATGGGGGCGATTGGGGTGAAGATCACCGACGATCTTGGCTATCAAGCAACGAATTTTGATTTATTGATCGACTTCACCCGTCCAGAAGGTACCTTGGCACACCTTGAATTTTGTGTTGCAAATGGCAAAAAAATGGTGATCGGCACCACAGGTTTTGATGATGCAGGCAAAGCGGCAATCAGAGCAGCGTCGGAAAAAATCGGCATCGTATTCGCCTCAAATTACAGTGTCGGCGTGAATTTAGTGTTCAAATTGCTCGAAAAAGCGGCCAAAGTGATGGGCGATTATTGCGATATTGAAGTGATCGAAGCCCACCATCGCCACAAAGTCGATGCCCCGTCTGGCACGGCATTATCAATGGGCGAACATATCGCCAAAACTCTTGGGCGTGATCTGAAAACCCACGGCGTATTCGCTCGTGAGGGCATTACTGGTGAACGCAAACGAGATGAAATCGGCTTCGCTACCATTCGAGCAGGCGATGTCGTGGGCGAACACAGCGTCTGGTTTGCGGACGAAGGCGAGCGAGTTGAAATCGCCCACAAAGCCTCCAGCCGAATGACTTTCGCCAATGGTGCAGTGCGTGCTGCCAAATGGCTTGAAAGTAAGCAAAATGGCTTATTTGATATGACCGATGTATTGGATTTGAATAATTTATAA
- a CDS encoding cystathionine gamma-synthase (catalyzes the formation of cystathionine from L-cysteine and O-succinyl-L-homoserine) produces MKHNNIETTLVQLGNRTDERTGAVATPIFLSTAYGHTGIGESTGFDYTRTKNPTRAVLEQGIADLEGGDAGFAMASGMAAIQLIMSLFTAPDEWIISSDVYGGTYRLLDFSYKNNNTVKPVYVNTADLAAVEAAITPNTKAIFVETPSNPLMEECDVGAIAKIAKKHNLMLIVDNTFLTPVLFRPLELGADIVIHSATKYLAGHNDVLAGVIVAKGQALCDRLFYLQNGAGAVLSPFDAYLIIRGLKTLALRVERHQSNATELAKFLTEQPQVQDVLYSGKGGMLSFRLKDENWVNTFLKSIKLITFAESLGGTESFITYPATQTHMDIPEAERIARGVCNKLLRFSVGLEHVEDIKADLLQAFAKLG; encoded by the coding sequence ATGAAACACAACAACATTGAAACCACATTAGTTCAGCTCGGCAATCGTACCGATGAACGCACGGGGGCGGTGGCGACGCCGATTTTTCTTTCGACGGCTTACGGACACACGGGGATTGGCGAAAGTACAGGATTTGATTATACCCGCACCAAAAACCCAACTCGTGCGGTGTTAGAACAGGGGATCGCAGATTTAGAAGGTGGCGATGCAGGTTTTGCGATGGCATCGGGAATGGCGGCAATTCAGCTGATTATGTCGCTGTTTACCGCACCAGATGAGTGGATTATCTCTAGCGATGTGTATGGCGGCACCTACCGCTTGCTTGATTTCAGCTATAAAAATAACAACACCGTCAAACCTGTGTATGTGAATACCGCAGATTTAGCGGCGGTGGAAGCGGCGATTACTCCGAACACCAAAGCGATTTTTGTCGAAACGCCGTCTAATCCGTTGATGGAAGAGTGTGATGTGGGGGCGATTGCGAAAATTGCCAAAAAGCATAATTTAATGTTGATTGTGGATAACACCTTCTTAACACCGGTACTGTTCCGACCGCTTGAATTAGGGGCGGATATTGTGATTCACAGTGCGACCAAATATCTCGCAGGGCATAATGATGTGTTGGCGGGGGTGATTGTGGCAAAAGGGCAAGCACTTTGCGACCGCTTGTTCTACCTACAAAACGGTGCAGGTGCAGTGTTGTCGCCATTTGATGCTTACTTGATCATTCGTGGCTTGAAGACTTTGGCATTACGAGTGGAACGCCACCAATCGAATGCAACGGAATTAGCCAAATTCCTTACCGAACAGCCGCAAGTGCAAGACGTGCTTTATTCAGGCAAAGGCGGAATGTTGTCGTTCCGTTTGAAAGACGAAAATTGGGTAAATACTTTCCTGAAAAGTATCAAATTGATCACCTTTGCAGAAAGCCTAGGTGGTACGGAAAGTTTCATCACTTACCCTGCCACCCAAACCCATATGGATATTCCTGAAGCCGAACGGATCGCCCGTGGCGTGTGCAATAAATTGCTGCGTTTCTCGGTGGGCTTGGAACACGTGGAAGACATCAAAGCCGATTTATTGCAGGCGTTTGCAAAGTTGGGGTAA
- a CDS encoding L-cystine transporter tcyP, with amino-acid sequence MVMFNLVVFVAGLALLSLLFKQSQKLGSTVFIGLLLGLASGALLQVFYEKSVIDTTLDWVNVVGNGYVRLLHMIVMPLVFISILSAITRINQASSLGKISVSVLSVLLITTAIAAAIGIAMVYLFDLSAEGLVAGERELAAQAKVDGRAEQVSGLSLPAMLLSFIPKNPFAELTGANPTSIISVVIFSALLGVAALSLGKEDKALGDRIAQGVETLNKLVMRLVRFVIRLTPYGVFALMIKMAATSKWADIVNLGSFIVASYLAILLMFIVHGILLFFFKINPFAYYKKVLPTLSFAFTSRSSAATLPLNIETQTNKLGNNSVIANFSATFGATIGQNGCAGIYPAMLAVMVAPTVGIDPFSLQYILTLILVVAISSFGIAGVGGGATFAAIVVLSSLNLPLALVGLLISIEPLIDMGRTALNVNGAMVAGTISNNVLKIKEE; translated from the coding sequence ATGGTGATGTTCAATTTAGTGGTTTTTGTCGCAGGTTTGGCATTATTATCGTTGCTGTTTAAACAGTCACAGAAGCTAGGAAGCACGGTATTTATTGGCTTGTTGCTTGGGCTTGCAAGCGGTGCGTTACTCCAAGTTTTTTACGAAAAATCGGTGATTGATACGACGCTTGATTGGGTGAATGTGGTCGGCAATGGCTATGTGCGTTTATTGCATATGATTGTAATGCCGTTGGTGTTTATCTCAATTTTATCGGCGATTACTCGCATCAACCAAGCCAGTAGCCTAGGCAAAATCAGCGTTAGTGTGCTGTCGGTGTTATTGATTACCACGGCGATTGCGGCAGCGATCGGGATCGCAATGGTCTATCTGTTTGATCTTTCTGCCGAAGGCTTGGTCGCAGGCGAGCGGGAATTAGCCGCTCAAGCGAAAGTGGATGGACGAGCAGAGCAGGTGAGTGGCTTATCGTTGCCTGCGATGTTGTTATCGTTCATTCCGAAAAATCCGTTTGCCGAATTAACTGGGGCGAACCCCACCTCAATTATCAGCGTGGTGATTTTCTCCGCGTTGTTGGGCGTGGCAGCACTAAGCCTTGGCAAAGAAGATAAAGCCCTTGGCGATCGCATTGCTCAAGGCGTAGAAACCTTGAACAAATTAGTGATGCGTTTGGTGCGTTTTGTGATTCGCCTCACGCCATACGGTGTATTTGCGTTGATGATCAAAATGGCAGCAACATCAAAATGGGCGGATATTGTCAATCTTGGCAGCTTTATCGTGGCATCTTATTTAGCAATTTTATTGATGTTTATCGTGCACGGCATTTTGCTGTTCTTCTTCAAAATCAACCCATTTGCTTACTACAAAAAAGTGCTTCCAACCTTGAGCTTTGCCTTTACTTCTCGCTCAAGTGCCGCAACCTTACCGTTGAACATTGAAACCCAAACCAACAAATTGGGCAATAATAGCGTGATTGCCAACTTCTCCGCCACTTTTGGGGCAACCATTGGACAAAATGGCTGTGCAGGGATTTATCCTGCTATGTTGGCGGTGATGGTGGCACCAACAGTGGGGATCGATCCATTCAGCCTACAATATATTTTGACCTTAATTTTAGTGGTCGCCATTTCATCTTTTGGCATCGCAGGTGTAGGTGGCGGAGCAACATTTGCGGCAATTGTGGTACTGTCTAGCCTGAATTTACCGCTTGCATTGGTTGGCTTGTTGATCTCAATCGAACCGTTAATTGATATGGGTCGCACCGCCTTAAACGTAAACGGGGCAATGGTGGCAGGAACGATTAGCAATAACGTGCTGAAGATAAAGGAAGAATAA
- a CDS encoding toxin produces MRQALSYVALGLTMLSIVGCSDRPYGRQIDDQTLFQQTLDPTPPTASELTKTPLPKQNLVVQLTNEQSSQNSGALPRPEPSLASNFMTIMGQNGAVITVWALAQRNWLWAYAPIDSQDFGNIRNWRIERSFRREHFRFLNQALGSCMQAYGNGVIHDGCDPNNLDQDFELMPTDRGAVFIKSVSQQRCITYNPVSSTVYTTLWLSQCDDTNITPLNDQTFYLTPPLLSAQPITQ; encoded by the coding sequence ATGCGGCAAGCCTTGAGCTATGTAGCACTGGGCCTTACTATGTTAAGCATTGTAGGTTGCTCAGATCGACCATATGGTCGCCAAATTGATGATCAAACATTATTTCAACAAACCTTAGATCCCACTCCCCCCACAGCATCGGAATTAACTAAGACACCATTACCTAAGCAAAACCTCGTTGTACAACTGACTAATGAGCAAAGTAGTCAGAATAGTGGTGCACTTCCTCGTCCTGAGCCATCCTTAGCCTCCAATTTTATGACGATAATGGGACAAAATGGGGCGGTCATTACAGTATGGGCATTGGCTCAACGTAACTGGTTATGGGCTTATGCACCCATTGATTCGCAAGATTTTGGGAATATCCGTAATTGGCGAATTGAGCGTAGTTTCCGTCGTGAACATTTTCGCTTTTTAAATCAAGCACTTGGTTCGTGTATGCAGGCTTATGGAAATGGTGTAATACACGATGGTTGTGATCCAAATAATTTGGATCAGGATTTTGAACTGATGCCAACAGATAGAGGGGCGGTTTTTATCAAGAGCGTATCGCAACAACGTTGTATTACCTATAACCCTGTCAGTTCAACAGTTTATACTACGCTTTGGTTATCACAATGTGATGATACAAATATTACGCCATTAAATGATCAAACGTTTTATTTAACACCGCCGCTACTATCGGCACAACCTATTACTCAATAG
- a CDS encoding cytolethal distending toxin subunit CdtB (Cdt from Campylobacter forms the A subunit (CdtB) that is delivered into host cells by the heterologous B subnit (CdtA/C); in Salmonella, CdtB alone is encoded), which yields MRSLFMLFALVFSPFVFATLDQYTVATWNLQGSSASNESKWNINVRQLITGQQSAGILMVQEAGSLPASARRTQRVIQPVGVGIPIEEYLWNLGTSRRPDFVYIYYSRLDVGANRVNLAIVSRARADEVFVVDSGVPVLQARPAIGIRIGNDVFFSAHALSSGGTDAPRLVQNVFNFFLEPEHPERRNMNWMLVGDFNRSPTSLQNALRQEPGVNNGTLIVAPTEPTHRSGNILDYAVIHNANQTQRQTTNVSASIMFNQMRSQIASDHFPVSFVKDR from the coding sequence ATGCGTAGTTTATTTATGTTATTCGCTTTAGTGTTTAGCCCGTTCGTTTTTGCAACATTAGATCAATACACTGTAGCAACTTGGAATTTACAAGGATCATCTGCTTCTAATGAAAGTAAATGGAATATCAATGTTCGCCAACTTATTACAGGACAACAATCTGCAGGTATTTTAATGGTACAAGAAGCAGGTTCTTTACCCGCTTCAGCAAGAAGGACACAGCGAGTTATTCAACCCGTTGGGGTTGGCATTCCTATTGAAGAATATCTTTGGAATTTGGGGACGAGTCGTCGTCCTGATTTTGTCTATATTTATTATTCACGTCTTGATGTAGGGGCAAATCGGGTCAATCTAGCGATAGTGTCTCGAGCGAGGGCAGATGAAGTTTTTGTAGTCGATTCGGGGGTGCCAGTATTACAAGCTCGTCCCGCTATTGGCATTCGTATAGGCAATGATGTTTTTTTTAGTGCTCATGCTCTTTCATCAGGGGGAACAGATGCACCAAGACTCGTTCAAAATGTGTTTAATTTTTTTCTTGAGCCAGAGCATCCCGAGAGACGAAATATGAACTGGATGTTAGTTGGAGACTTTAATCGTTCACCGACAAGTTTACAAAATGCACTTCGTCAAGAGCCTGGAGTAAATAATGGAACGTTGATTGTTGCACCAACAGAGCCGACCCATCGCTCTGGAAATATCTTGGACTATGCGGTCATCCATAATGCCAATCAGACTCAGCGTCAAACAACGAATGTGAGTGCAAGTATTATGTTTAATCAAATGCGTTCACAAATTGCATCCGATCACTTTCCTGTGAGTTTTGTTAAAGATCGTTAG
- a CDS encoding asparagine--tRNA ligase gives MSQFPTISEILSGKVAVGSEVSVRGWVRTRRDSKAGLSFLAVYDGSCFDPIQAIINNDLPNYQEEVLRLTAGCSVIVTGKIVESPAEGQAVELQASHVEVVGWVEDPDTYPMAAKRHSIEYLREVAHLRPRTNLIGAVARVRHCLAQAIHRFFHEQGFYWVATPLITASDTEGAGEMFRVSTLDLENLPRGENGNVDFSQDFFGKEAFLTVSGQLNGETYACALSKIYTFGPTFRAENSNTTRHLAEFWMVEPEIAFANLADNAKLAEDMLKYVFRAVLEERKDDMAFFAKHVDSNVISRLENFINSPFAQIDYTDAIEVLLKSGKVFEFPVEWGIDLSSEHERYLAEEHFKSPVVVKNYPKDIKAFYMRLNDDGKTVAAMDVLAPGIGEIIGGSQREERLEVLDKRMVEMGLNPEDYWWYRDLRKYGTVPHAGFGLGFERLIVYVTGLQNIREVIPFPRAPRNANF, from the coding sequence ATGTCTCAATTCCCTACAATTTCGGAAATTCTCAGCGGCAAAGTTGCCGTAGGTAGTGAGGTTTCCGTGCGTGGTTGGGTGCGTACCCGCCGCGATTCTAAAGCAGGTTTATCATTTTTAGCCGTGTATGACGGTTCTTGTTTCGACCCAATTCAAGCAATTATCAATAACGATTTGCCAAATTATCAAGAGGAAGTATTGCGTTTAACCGCAGGCTGTTCGGTGATTGTCACGGGTAAAATCGTGGAATCGCCCGCAGAAGGGCAAGCCGTTGAATTGCAAGCAAGCCACGTTGAAGTGGTGGGCTGGGTGGAAGATCCAGACACGTATCCAATGGCAGCAAAACGTCACTCAATCGAATACTTACGTGAAGTCGCTCACCTTCGCCCACGCACAAACTTAATCGGTGCCGTAGCACGTGTGCGTCACTGTCTAGCTCAAGCCATTCACCGTTTCTTCCACGAACAGGGTTTCTACTGGGTCGCTACTCCGCTTATCACCGCTTCTGACACCGAAGGCGCGGGCGAAATGTTCCGTGTATCGACCTTAGATTTAGAAAACTTACCACGTGGTGAAAACGGCAACGTCGATTTCAGCCAAGATTTCTTTGGCAAAGAAGCGTTTTTAACTGTTTCAGGTCAATTAAATGGCGAAACTTACGCCTGTGCATTGAGCAAAATCTATACTTTCGGACCAACCTTCCGTGCGGAAAACTCTAACACCACTCGCCACTTGGCGGAATTCTGGATGGTGGAGCCAGAAATTGCCTTTGCTAACTTAGCCGACAACGCCAAATTAGCTGAAGATATGCTTAAATATGTGTTCCGTGCGGTGCTTGAAGAACGCAAAGACGATATGGCATTCTTCGCCAAACACGTGGATAGCAACGTGATCAGCCGTTTAGAAAACTTCATCAATTCACCATTCGCGCAAATCGACTATACCGATGCGATTGAAGTGTTGTTGAAATCAGGTAAAGTGTTTGAATTCCCTGTGGAATGGGGTATCGACTTATCTTCTGAACACGAACGTTACTTAGCGGAAGAGCATTTCAAATCGCCAGTGGTGGTGAAAAACTATCCGAAAGACATCAAAGCGTTCTATATGCGTTTAAACGATGACGGCAAAACCGTGGCAGCAATGGACGTTCTCGCCCCAGGCATCGGTGAAATCATCGGCGGCTCACAACGTGAAGAACGTTTAGAGGTGTTAGATAAACGTATGGTGGAAATGGGCTTAAACCCTGAAGATTACTGGTGGTATCGTGATTTGCGTAAATACGGCACCGTGCCACACGCTGGTTTTGGTTTGGGTTTCGAACGTTTGATCGTTTATGTGACGGGCTTACAAAACATTCGTGAAGTAATCCCATTCCCACGTGCCCCACGCAATGCGAATTTCTAA
- a CDS encoding aromatic amino acid aminotransferase, with translation MAMFNHIQAAPADPILGLGEAFKAETRSEKINLGIGVYKDANGQTPIVKAVKEAETRLLAQENTKNYLTIDGIADFNQQTQALLFGENAEVITSGRAKTAQSLGGTGALRIAAEFIKRQTSAKNVWISTPTWPNHNAIFNAVGINIKEYRYYNKETKALDWNNLLADLSQAEAGDVVLLHGCCHNPTGIDPTPEQWQTLADMSAEKGWLPLFDFAYQGFANGLEEDAYGLRAFVKNHRELLVASSFSKNFGLYNERVGAFTLVADNAEVANNAFSQVKSIIRVLYSNPSSHGASAVALVLSDAKLKADWIAELAEMRNRIKAMRAKFVQLLKEKGATQNFDFIIAQNGMFSFSGLSPEQVDRLKDEFAIYAVRSGRINVAGITDDNIDRLCESIVKVL, from the coding sequence ATGGCAATGTTTAACCACATTCAAGCAGCCCCTGCTGACCCAATTTTAGGTTTAGGTGAAGCGTTTAAAGCGGAAACCCGATCAGAAAAAATCAATTTAGGTATCGGTGTCTATAAAGATGCCAACGGACAAACCCCGATTGTCAAAGCCGTCAAAGAAGCCGAAACTCGCCTACTCGCCCAAGAAAATACCAAAAATTATCTCACCATTGACGGCATCGCTGATTTCAACCAACAAACCCAAGCCCTATTATTTGGCGAAAATGCCGAAGTGATCACATCAGGTCGTGCCAAAACCGCACAAAGCCTTGGGGGAACAGGGGCATTACGCATTGCGGCAGAATTTATCAAACGCCAAACTAGTGCCAAAAACGTGTGGATTTCCACGCCAACGTGGCCAAACCATAATGCGATTTTCAACGCCGTCGGCATCAACATCAAAGAATACCGTTACTACAACAAAGAGACCAAAGCGTTAGATTGGAATAATTTACTCGCTGATCTCAGCCAAGCGGAAGCGGGCGATGTAGTCTTACTCCACGGCTGCTGCCACAACCCAACAGGGATCGACCCAACGCCAGAACAGTGGCAAACGCTTGCGGATATGTCAGCAGAAAAAGGCTGGTTACCGCTGTTTGACTTCGCTTACCAAGGCTTTGCCAACGGTTTAGAAGAAGACGCTTATGGCTTGCGTGCCTTTGTAAAAAATCACCGTGAATTATTGGTGGCAAGTTCGTTCTCGAAAAACTTTGGCTTATATAACGAGCGTGTTGGGGCATTCACTTTAGTGGCAGATAACGCCGAAGTAGCAAACAATGCCTTCAGCCAAGTGAAATCAATCATTCGTGTACTCTACTCTAACCCCTCTTCTCACGGGGCAAGTGCGGTGGCATTAGTCTTATCTGACGCAAAATTAAAAGCCGACTGGATTGCGGAACTTGCTGAAATGCGTAACCGCATCAAAGCAATGCGTGCGAAATTTGTGCAACTGCTCAAAGAAAAAGGGGCAACGCAAAACTTTGATTTCATCATCGCTCAAAACGGAATGTTCTCATTCAGCGGTTTAAGCCCTGAACAAGTGGATCGCTTAAAAGATGAATTTGCGATTTACGCCGTGCGTTCAGGTCGCATCAACGTGGCAGGCATCACCGATGACAACATCGACCGCCTGTGTGAATCGATCGTCAAAGTGCTGTAA